Below is a window of Rhodamnia argentea isolate NSW1041297 chromosome 11, ASM2092103v1, whole genome shotgun sequence DNA.
aTCTGTTCTTTAACGTATGTGCGCGCCGTAGATTTTACTTGATATGTCTCTCATCTGAATCAGATTTCAAGAAGCAGTGTGAACTGGTGGACGAATGTTTGCGATTGCTTAGCATAGTTTGATAGACACATTAGCCTTCTCGTCACTGTGATTTTGCGAACCCATGTTATACTTTCTTTATTATTCAAGAAAGATGCTTCTAAACTAGGTTTTCCAGTTCTCCCATTTCTTCTCCgttattgttgttattatttctcTGCACCCAATTGCAGCTCCAGCTAGGGTTCACCTTCATTCTTGACCTTGGAGACTGGATCCCTATATCTGGTCCCCAACAACCCCCCCAAAATGATGCAACTTGCTCTTGTACTGCAGCAATATTCAGTGATGTTCCTTGTGGAACCTCCTGAAAGTACAATCCAAAACCTTTCTTCTAATTTCCTTCTCAAGGGATTTCATCTACTGGGTATCTCTATCTGGCTAGCTACAACTCAGCTTCATATATGTCTCTTCCTCCTGAAGACCCCAACAACCGTACTCCTATAGAATCTGGGAGCTGCCCAAATCTTACCCTAGAATCACTTGATGATTTATGGCTGCTAATTCTACAAGAAACCTCGACCGGCAACAATGAGGGTCCCAGTGGAAGTGTCTTTCTTGAGCAGCAAGACCAATATTTAGCACGGACCGATCAATACCCGAGCTTTCCCGAACGTGACATCTTATTGCACCCACCAGAAATTCCTGGTGGCGCTTTGCAGAAGATTACAATCCCCGGAGAATGCAGCACATCATCATCTTTAGCAGCTGATACTGTAGAAGGAAACAATGACACGAACGTCGAGTTACTGCTTGAGTTGGCCAAGTCAAGAGAACTAGGAGTGGCCAGAAGCAGCAAATCAGTGATGAGCTCTGAAATGACTGAAATGACAATCGGGATGATCAGAGAGAATAAGAAGGAAGAGCACAATGCCAAGGAGAGCATGAGGAGGAAGAATCTCAATGCCTGCTACTGGACACTAGCTGATTTGCTCCCTCATTCTCCTTCATCCAAGGTTTCCTCCTGTAACTCCTCGTTACTCTAATTattctctctcgcttttttttttttttcgggctcCTAGCTTAGAGCCAATTGACCCGTCTCCCTCACTACAGAGTCAAGATCGAACTCCCGACCTCCATCTTAGTCTTCTCATTTGAGAGGAGCAGCCGTTGCAGGAAATATGGAAAATGAGATTTAATGTAGGGATCATTCATTACAtcttattcttattttcttGAGTGCGAATCAAGCaaaagaaagggagaaaaaaacatCTACTCTTGATGATGcagaaaatatggaaaatgagATTTAATGTGGGGATCATTCATTACATGGATTTCTGATGAATATGTTGCTTCCCTAGCAATTTTTGGAAGACTGTTCTCGCAGCAAGAAAATCTTTTAGCACTCTCACAGTTATGACTTCACTGATTTTACCATCTTACTATGAATTAACAATGCTTATATACAATTGGAGAAGATACGGGGTGCGCCGGCTATAATTGATGGGGTACTTGAGTACATTCCAGAGATCGAGAAGGAAATCACGGAGCTAACCTCCAGAAGGAAATATGTTATCCGCGATTGATCAAAACAAGCAATTAGTTACCGAGGATACCTCTCACACAACGCCGGAAAGTAACAATGGGCGTCTGACTATTTCAGTGCATGAAATTACTAAAGGTGAACTCATCCTTCAGATATGTATGAAGAGGGACTGGCAAAATCCCCGTGTTTTCCAGTCTTTTGTGGAATTTAGAAGCCAAAGGCATTAGCATTTTGGATGCCTCCACTGTTGAAGTTCCGCATGATCGAGTCTGCTTCCATTTGAACATCCAGGTATATGCTAACTGGATAATTTCTTTCTCCGTTTGCTTGTTCTTTTCTCTTCGAAGATCAGTATGTGTTCTAGGACGAAAATGCAAATGCTATAACCCTAAGAAATGGACTCTTACTGGATTTTTCTTTCTGAGCAATACATATTAGTTTATCAAGTCAAAGCAGCCAGCATACTTCTTTTCTCTTCGAAGATCAGTATGTGTTCTAGGACGAAAATGCAAATGCTATAACCCCAAGAAATGGACTCTTACTGGATTTTTCTTTCTGAGCAATACATATTAGTTTATCAAGTCAAAGCAGCCAGCATACTCGCACTTAATAATCCTGTTCAGTCTATATCTGCAAATGTGTATATTCATAGAATTAACTGCCAGTTCCTAGAAAAATTccattgttttgattttctcttttctctgtaCAGATGAATGCAAGTTCATAtggatctgattatatcccaaTGTTCAAAGACTAGATAAGTTTCTGGTTAATTCGTGATTCTTGATTTGGGTCTATGCCATTGCGATGTCGGACAATGGTGGCACTGATCTTCCAGGCTGAACACGCTTGGAAAAGCACAAATTTTATCCTCTCCATTGTAAGTTTTACCTTTCTTTTATTCTTCATATTAACAGGTCAAACATCTAGCAAGATGCCGTCAGTTTCTTCCCTGGGAATATCTTGCAattttgcttttgatggatCCGAGAATGTTCTGCAGTTGAGGTGACGACCAGAGAATTAGATCATCATAGGCAGAAGAGACTGACTGAGCAACACAATTAACGtataatttgaaaatgaactttTGTTAAGGACTGGGGGCACTTGTTAAAGAAAGGGATTTTAATTTCAATGCAGCGCCTCATTTGTGTTATCTGTGACCGACGATATATTGAAAATCAATAGGTTTCCTGACGAATGTCTCGGAGGCACTATTAACAGAcccttttgaaatttcaatgtattttTGACATTTCCACGAGAAAACGAAGTGATTTACTTATTAAGCCATATTCACTCAATCCACGAGGAATTATGAGTACATGGTCTCTTCCGATGTTTTATTTCAGGGTTAGCTACACAGGCATTTCTTCCGTCGGATGATGCGAAGCGAAGACAAGTCAGCTTCATGATTTACTTATATCCAAAATATTTATGGTCCTTGTATTTGAGAACTTGACTGCACAAATTTGATTGGTCATTGCCAGTATTTCAAAAAGCATCGCTGATGACTGACTCATTCTTCCCAAATTAAATCCAGCAGTGTGGAGGTCGACAGACATTAGTTCTTGTGACCTTCAAATCCATAATGTTTTTTATGCCTGACCAGATTAAAATTGATTAGCTGTTCATTTGAAGAACTTcaattgcaagaaaagaaaacgacatGAATCTCATTTAGACTAATCGAAGTAGCCGATCCGATCTCTTCACCAGTTTGCAACCACCACTAGTCAGTGTGCCTTGCTTTGGATACCTATTATCGCCTGCATTATAGACAGGATATGACCTCCACATGTTCTTCAGATTTCATGACTGAATGGAGATTGGATGCCAAAAGTAGGCCATGACATCAAAGATGGTGGGCAGTTTGGACGTTTTCTTTGAGGAAATTTGAATAGCGATACATTCttttggagagagagactgtTTGGATTGGCTCGGAgcttgttttttcccttttgccttCCACGTTATTGTATTTATCTGTTATAGTGATGTTTGGAAGGCGTGAAGACTACTGCGCCCCAGCAGAAATCATTGACTATACGCGAAACGTTCTCACCGTAAAAATGCAAAGGGAACAgccaaaaaaattggacgtggAAGAAATGCAAAGGCAGAACACAATTTGCTTACATCATGCCATGAGAAAACAGGAAAGAGCAGACAACAGATACAGAGCACAGCATACAATCTACCAGCTAATTCAGATCCTAGACTAAGCTGGCATAAATGATGAAAGACGTCATCCAAACGGCATTCTTAACCGTTGCCATTCAAAGGCCGGCATCGAAAGAGTTC
It encodes the following:
- the LOC115747237 gene encoding LOW QUALITY PROTEIN: protein IRON-RELATED TRANSCRIPTION FACTOR 2 (The sequence of the model RefSeq protein was modified relative to this genomic sequence to represent the inferred CDS: inserted 2 bases in 1 codon; deleted 1 base in 1 codon; substituted 1 base at 1 genomic stop codon); the encoded protein is MSLPPEDPNNRTPIESGSCPNLTLESLDDLWLLILQETSTGNNEGPSGSVFLEQQDQYLARTDQYPSFPERDILLHPPEIPGGALQKITIPGECSTSSSLAADTVEGNNDTNVELLLELAKSRELGVARSSKSVMSSEMTEMTIGMIRENKKEEHNAKESMRRKNLNACYWTLADLLPHSPSSKKIRGAPAIIDGVLEYIPEIEKEITELTSRRXNMLSAIDQNKQLVTEDTSHTTPESNNGRLTISVHEITKGELILQICMKRDWQNPRVSSLLWNLEAKGISILDASTVEVPHDRVCFHLNIQMNASSYGSDYIPMFKDXISFWLIRDS